In a single window of the Thermanaerothrix sp. genome:
- a CDS encoding cytidine/deoxycytidylate deaminase family protein, producing MDTRPSWDEYFMSIAEQVATRSTCLRRSVGAVLVRDQYIVSTGYNGAPRGTSHCLEVGCLREALGIPSGQRHEICRGSHGEINAICQAAAMGVPTKGATLYCTHEPCAFCTKALIGAGVREVVFLHPYPDELARSLRAEAGILVRVMARS from the coding sequence TTGGATACAAGACCCAGTTGGGACGAGTACTTCATGAGCATAGCGGAGCAGGTGGCCACCAGGAGCACCTGCCTTAGGCGGTCGGTGGGGGCGGTGCTGGTTAGGGACCAGTACATAGTGAGCACCGGTTACAACGGCGCCCCTCGGGGGACCTCCCACTGCCTGGAGGTGGGGTGTCTAAGGGAGGCCCTTGGGATCCCCTCTGGGCAGCGGCACGAGATATGTCGAGGGTCCCACGGGGAGATAAACGCCATATGCCAGGCCGCCGCCATGGGGGTTCCCACCAAGGGAGCCACCCTTTACTGCACCCACGAGCCCTGCGCCTTCTGCACCAAGGCGCTTATAGGCGCCGGCGTGAGGGAGGTGGTGTTCCTGCATCCCTACCCCGATGAGCTGGCCCGCTCCCTTAGGGCGGAGGCGGGGATACTGGTGAGGGTCATGGCTCGGTCCTGA
- a CDS encoding HD domain-containing protein: protein MKGRDLILDWAMEALPEGVEREHPASVRRLALKIFDDLSDLHGLGAKSRAVLELASLLHDVGLSRGEAGHHKSSYEMIMAMELPLTGKGPLVAAAARYHRKALPSKDHRAFRRLSKKDRRRLLWIAGILRLADALDADRKGSDRKVRCSAMKDRVVMTLGKPVSPTVMMALERKKDLFVLVSGRSLIVRWL from the coding sequence GTGAAGGGGCGGGATTTGATCCTTGATTGGGCCATGGAGGCCCTTCCCGAGGGGGTGGAGAGGGAGCACCCGGCCTCGGTGAGGCGCCTGGCCCTTAAGATCTTCGACGACCTGTCGGATCTGCACGGCCTTGGAGCCAAGAGCAGGGCGGTGCTGGAGCTGGCGTCGCTGCTCCACGACGTGGGGCTTTCCCGGGGTGAGGCGGGGCACCACAAGAGCTCCTACGAGATGATAATGGCCATGGAGCTGCCCCTTACGGGGAAGGGGCCCTTGGTGGCCGCCGCCGCCAGGTATCACCGGAAGGCCTTGCCGTCCAAGGACCACCGGGCCTTTCGGAGGCTGTCCAAGAAGGACCGGCGCAGGCTCCTGTGGATAGCGGGCATATTGCGGCTGGCGGATGCCCTGGACGCGGACCGGAAGGGCTCGGACAGGAAGGTGCGGTGCTCCGCCATGAAGGACCGGGTGGTGATGACGTTGGGCAAGCCCGTGTCCCCCACGGTGATGATGGCCCTGGAGAGGAAGAAGGACCTTTTCGTTTTGGTCTCGGGCAGGAGCCTCATAGTGAGGTGGTTGTGA
- a CDS encoding EAL domain-containing protein, producing the protein MGSVKDLIRSGGVRSVFQPIVSLVDGTVYGYEVLSRGIPPFESPLAMFSAAESEGATWDLERACRLSAMWAVSQLPRPLRERAFFINVSPKVLKDPRFQRGFTLSQLKAYGLNQENFVLEITEHSSDGDRDRLAMMTEHYASQGFRIALDDFGSGDSGLVTLVRCTPHFIKLDMEIVRGIGASGYRRRLVKALVYFAMGVDARIIAEGVEDVEDLKALMELNVPMAQGFLFGRPSPDAPLREDEIAARLAGLIGT; encoded by the coding sequence GTGGGTTCGGTTAAGGATCTCATAAGGTCCGGCGGCGTCCGGAGCGTCTTCCAGCCCATAGTGAGCCTTGTGGACGGGACGGTTTACGGCTATGAGGTGCTCTCCAGGGGGATTCCCCCCTTTGAGAGCCCCTTGGCCATGTTCTCCGCCGCGGAGAGCGAGGGCGCCACATGGGACCTTGAGCGGGCCTGCAGGCTTTCCGCCATGTGGGCGGTGTCCCAGCTTCCCCGTCCCTTGAGGGAGAGGGCCTTCTTCATCAACGTGAGCCCCAAGGTCCTCAAGGACCCCCGGTTTCAGCGGGGGTTTACCCTTTCCCAGCTCAAGGCCTACGGTCTTAACCAGGAGAACTTCGTCCTTGAGATAACCGAGCACAGCTCCGACGGGGACAGGGACAGGCTTGCCATGATGACGGAGCACTACGCCTCCCAGGGGTTTAGGATAGCCCTGGACGACTTCGGCTCCGGGGACTCGGGCCTTGTGACGCTGGTCCGGTGCACCCCCCATTTCATAAAGCTCGACATGGAGATAGTCCGGGGCATAGGCGCCTCCGGTTACAGGCGGAGGCTTGTAAAGGCCCTGGTCTACTTCGCCATGGGGGTGGATGCTAGGATAATAGCCGAAGGGGTGGAGGACGTGGAAGACCTTAAGGCCCTGATGGAGCTCAACGTGCCCATGGCCCAGGGGTTTTTATTCGGCAGGCCCTCCCCCGATGCGCCGCTGCGGGAGGACGAGATCGCCGCCCGTCTTGCGGGCCTGATCGGTACCTGA
- a CDS encoding chemotaxis protein, with amino-acid sequence MQDEKILTEVGTNEWQVVVFMLGSQPFAINVDKTREILRWTGVRPVPKSHPAMRGITTIRGEVIPLVDLRIYLNIESPLPDEQSKLIVAEFNRMKLGFVVDAVDRIYRISADELDSSLTGTFLGENALYVIKRDGRNILLLDYERIVQIVNPQMAEFFKMDSDHAKKVSSIVGDPNSYKILVAEDSPLIRRLIQDALAEGGFHNVELVGHGKAAWDRLNDEDDHFDLLITDIEMPKLDGLALTRLVKESSRLKDMPVIVFSSIVAEDIKRKAQSVGADAQISKPEIPLMVETVARLLKERE; translated from the coding sequence ATGCAGGACGAGAAGATCCTGACCGAAGTGGGCACCAACGAGTGGCAGGTGGTTGTTTTCATGCTGGGCAGCCAGCCCTTTGCCATCAACGTGGACAAGACCAGGGAGATCCTTCGGTGGACCGGCGTAAGGCCGGTGCCCAAGTCCCACCCGGCCATGAGGGGAATAACCACCATACGGGGGGAGGTCATCCCGCTGGTGGACCTTAGGATATACCTGAACATCGAGTCCCCCCTGCCGGACGAGCAGAGCAAGTTGATAGTGGCGGAGTTCAACCGGATGAAGCTGGGGTTTGTGGTGGACGCGGTGGACCGCATCTACCGCATAAGCGCCGATGAGCTCGACTCGTCGCTCACCGGGACTTTCCTTGGGGAGAACGCCCTGTACGTCATAAAGAGGGACGGCCGGAACATCCTGCTTTTGGACTACGAGCGGATAGTGCAGATAGTGAACCCCCAGATGGCGGAGTTCTTCAAGATGGACTCGGATCACGCCAAGAAGGTGAGTTCCATTGTGGGGGACCCCAACAGCTACAAGATACTGGTGGCCGAGGACTCCCCCCTCATAAGGCGCCTCATCCAGGACGCCCTGGCGGAGGGAGGCTTCCACAACGTGGAGCTGGTGGGCCACGGCAAGGCCGCCTGGGACAGGCTTAACGACGAGGACGACCACTTCGACCTGCTCATCACCGACATAGAGATGCCCAAGCTGGACGGACTTGCCCTAACCCGCCTTGTCAAGGAGTCTTCCAGGCTTAAGGATATGCCGGTTATAGTGTTCTCGTCCATAGTGGCGGAGGACATCAAGCGGAAGGCCCAGAGCGTTGGGGCCGACGCCCAGATATCCAAGCCTGAGATACCGTTGATGGTGGAGACGGTGGCGAGGCTTCTAAAGGAGAGGGAGTAG
- the ppk1 gene encoding polyphosphate kinase 1: MRKPKGGKGSAPAQTEEPSSGPGCFINRELSWVDFNERVLMQAMDPSWPLLERAKFLSIFYNNLDEFFMIRVSGLVRQLNEGFLELPPDRMTPSQQLGALRERVTALLDRADRCFRNHLLPELEKAGISFVQPESVKDKQRGYMKRFFDREIFPILTPLAFDAGHPFPHISNLSLNLAVILKDQKRGERFARLKVPDTFPRLMPIPLDEDKPLKRMGLFDGGKRFMWFEELIRMNLDSLFPGYRVEDSYLFRVTRDADIEIEEDEADDLLESIQEGVDRREFGSVVRLEIEERAPKRIRNMLAENLNILPHQVYPLTPPLGLSCLMELWRLKRQDLKDRPFQPFIPKDMSPGRDLFRTVRSRDVMLFHPYDSFSPLVDFIRQSANDPSVLAIKQTLYRVGANSPVVEALLEARQQDKQVSVLVELKARFDEENNIGWAKRLEAEGVHVVYGVPGLKTHAKICLVVRREKGGIVRYVHLGTGNYNAATASVYSDLGLLTCDPDIGADASEFFNALTGYSKQDSYRKIITAPSAMRRKLLELIDREVRNHLAGLGGAIIMKMNALVDRRCIEALYRASRSGVPVFLIVRGMCCLKPKVKDLSDRIEVVSIVGRFLEHARVFAFYNGGDPRVYLGSADLMPRNLDRRVELLFPLEDRRLKDAVMRFVLIPQMLDRRRAFYLNPDGTYSPPSAEGFDSQGWLIENRGLWHPKEFR; encoded by the coding sequence TTGAGGAAGCCCAAAGGAGGGAAGGGCAGCGCCCCGGCGCAGACGGAGGAGCCTTCGTCCGGCCCGGGGTGCTTCATAAACCGGGAGCTCAGTTGGGTGGACTTCAACGAGCGCGTGCTAATGCAGGCCATGGACCCATCGTGGCCCCTTCTCGAGAGGGCCAAGTTCCTGTCCATCTTCTACAACAACCTGGACGAGTTCTTCATGATCCGGGTCTCCGGGCTGGTGAGGCAGCTTAACGAGGGGTTCCTGGAACTGCCCCCGGACCGGATGACCCCTTCCCAACAGCTGGGGGCCCTGCGGGAGAGGGTTACAGCCCTTCTGGACCGGGCGGACCGGTGCTTCCGGAACCACCTTTTGCCGGAGCTGGAGAAGGCTGGAATATCCTTCGTCCAGCCTGAGTCGGTCAAGGATAAGCAGAGGGGATACATGAAGCGCTTCTTCGACCGGGAGATATTCCCCATACTGACCCCTCTGGCCTTCGACGCGGGGCATCCTTTCCCCCACATATCAAACCTGAGCCTCAACCTGGCGGTGATCCTCAAGGACCAGAAGCGGGGGGAGCGCTTCGCCAGGCTCAAGGTGCCCGACACGTTCCCAAGGCTCATGCCCATCCCCCTCGATGAGGACAAGCCCCTTAAGCGAATGGGGCTCTTTGACGGGGGCAAGCGCTTCATGTGGTTCGAGGAGCTCATAAGGATGAACCTGGACAGCCTCTTCCCGGGCTACCGGGTGGAGGACTCGTACCTCTTCAGGGTCACCAGGGACGCGGACATAGAGATAGAGGAGGACGAGGCGGACGACCTTCTGGAGTCCATCCAGGAGGGGGTGGACCGGCGGGAGTTCGGCTCGGTGGTGAGGCTTGAGATAGAGGAGCGGGCCCCCAAGAGGATAAGGAACATGCTGGCGGAGAACCTCAACATCCTGCCCCACCAGGTCTACCCCTTAACGCCGCCACTTGGCCTTTCGTGCCTCATGGAGCTGTGGCGGCTTAAGCGGCAGGACCTGAAGGACCGCCCCTTCCAGCCCTTCATCCCCAAGGACATGTCCCCCGGCAGGGATCTGTTCCGTACCGTGCGCTCCAGGGACGTGATGCTGTTCCATCCCTACGATTCCTTTTCCCCCCTGGTGGACTTCATCCGCCAGTCCGCCAACGACCCGTCGGTGCTGGCCATAAAGCAGACCCTCTACCGGGTGGGGGCGAACTCCCCGGTGGTGGAGGCCCTCCTGGAGGCAAGGCAGCAGGACAAGCAGGTGTCGGTGCTGGTGGAGCTCAAGGCCCGGTTCGACGAGGAGAACAACATCGGCTGGGCAAAGCGCCTTGAGGCGGAGGGGGTGCACGTGGTCTATGGGGTGCCGGGGCTTAAGACCCACGCCAAGATATGCCTGGTGGTCCGCCGGGAGAAGGGCGGCATAGTGCGCTACGTGCACCTGGGCACGGGCAACTACAACGCCGCCACCGCGTCGGTGTACAGCGACCTCGGGCTTTTGACCTGCGATCCGGACATAGGCGCCGACGCCTCGGAGTTCTTCAACGCCTTGACGGGCTACTCCAAACAGGACTCCTACCGGAAGATAATAACCGCCCCCTCCGCCATGAGGAGGAAGCTGCTGGAGCTCATAGACCGGGAGGTTCGCAACCACCTTGCGGGGCTGGGGGGGGCCATAATAATGAAGATGAACGCCCTGGTGGACCGGCGGTGCATAGAGGCCCTGTACCGGGCGAGCCGCAGCGGCGTGCCGGTGTTCCTCATCGTGCGGGGCATGTGCTGCCTTAAGCCCAAGGTTAAGGACCTGAGCGACCGCATAGAGGTGGTGTCCATAGTGGGGCGTTTCCTGGAGCACGCCCGGGTCTTCGCGTTCTACAACGGCGGGGATCCCAGGGTTTACCTTGGAAGCGCGGACCTGATGCCCCGGAACCTGGACCGTCGGGTGGAACTGTTGTTCCCCCTGGAGGATCGGCGGCTTAAGGACGCGGTGATGCGCTTCGTTCTGATCCCCCAGATGCTGGACCGCCGGAGGGCCTTTTACCTCAACCCCGACGGCACCTATTCCCCCCCCTCCGCCGAGGGGTTCGACAGCCAAGGGTGGTTGATAGAGAACCGGGGGCTTTGGCACCCGAAGGAGTTCCGGTGA
- a CDS encoding CHAD domain-containing protein, whose product MRLGAKFCAGVLRERLKAVRAEVPGVRENRDVEALHRMRVASRRARVALWLFGPLLGLPDEKASGLKALTGELGRARDLDVQGEWLRGFAKRVGEPYSAGVKRFLLRITQRRLKEQRRVEQVMDWLEGSSGLCVLEDPLEEVLLSQDIDCGAPARLAFGISVMSRRVLELGAYLPGDSPEMHHRMRIKVKILRYGLEICSVLGDEAVSPFLEPLKALQRELGREHDGLVWVSLAERYLEKERELTVKYFGHPRPMGRLAKGFLKVREDRLEDSMRGLEAARALYGEMLEGRFFDRLSTLAGSIAEVGA is encoded by the coding sequence ATGAGGCTTGGAGCTAAGTTCTGCGCCGGGGTCCTGCGGGAGAGGCTCAAGGCGGTGAGGGCGGAGGTGCCCGGCGTCCGGGAGAACCGCGACGTGGAGGCCCTGCACAGGATGCGGGTGGCTTCCCGCCGGGCCCGGGTGGCCCTTTGGCTTTTCGGGCCCCTTCTGGGGCTTCCGGACGAGAAGGCCTCGGGGCTCAAGGCCCTTACGGGAGAGCTCGGAAGGGCCAGGGATCTGGACGTGCAGGGGGAGTGGCTTAGGGGTTTCGCCAAGAGGGTCGGGGAGCCCTACTCTGCGGGGGTGAAGAGGTTTCTCCTGAGGATAACCCAAAGGCGCCTTAAGGAGCAGCGGCGGGTTGAGCAGGTGATGGACTGGCTCGAGGGGTCTTCCGGGTTGTGCGTGCTGGAGGACCCGCTGGAGGAGGTGCTGTTGTCCCAAGACATTGACTGCGGGGCCCCCGCCAGGCTGGCCTTCGGCATAAGCGTCATGTCAAGGAGGGTTTTGGAGCTCGGGGCGTACCTTCCGGGGGACTCGCCGGAGATGCACCACCGGATGAGGATAAAGGTTAAGATCCTGCGCTACGGGCTTGAGATATGCTCCGTCTTGGGCGATGAGGCGGTATCCCCCTTTCTGGAGCCCCTCAAGGCCCTTCAGCGGGAGCTTGGGCGGGAGCACGACGGGCTTGTGTGGGTTAGTCTCGCGGAGCGGTATCTTGAGAAGGAGAGGGAGCTCACGGTGAAGTACTTTGGACACCCAAGGCCCATGGGAAGGCTTGCCAAGGGTTTTCTTAAGGTGAGGGAGGATCGGTTGGAGGACTCCATGCGGGGCCTTGAGGCCGCAAGGGCCCTTTACGGGGAGATGTTGGAGGGCCGTTTCTTCGACCGTTTGTCCACCCTTGCGGGTTCCATAGCGGAGGTGGGAGCGTGA
- a CDS encoding Ppx/GppA family phosphatase → MEQKHVGFFDIGTNSVRLMVVRFQGTEFSVVNLQREMIRLGEGEFPEGRITHEAMDRCVTVCGRLVRLLESYGPNEKVAVATSATRDAENADVLLERLKEEAGLEVSVISGLEEARLIYLGVSRNVHMGEGNYLFMDIGGGSTELVVGDREEHKFLDSLKLGAIRLTDLFVESPSAPMGEDVYSRIKSHVRDSSVRALQRIGGLGPLMGGYGSSGTLLNLADMCAIRRKDGSRRITLETLREILRELRAMDGSSRRGYPGIQPERADIIVAGGAIVETIMEDTGVPYLEATDRGLRDGLLLDYLERTMGSGSSVREMSVLRLGRLCHFDEEHAFRVRDLALGLFDSARAEGLHGLGEQDRQLLGYAAMLHDVGMFISFSNHHLHSHYIISNSDMLGFQREELKVMAAVAMYHRKKAPRKKHLQFKELSPEQQCRVKVLSLFLRLAETLDRSHTGSVRSARFKEHRKGKVEMEIYSGGECQFEVWGLLAHQESFRDVFKRHLAFRVYPC, encoded by the coding sequence ATGGAACAGAAGCACGTGGGGTTCTTCGACATAGGCACCAACTCCGTGAGGCTCATGGTGGTCCGCTTCCAGGGCACGGAGTTCTCGGTGGTCAACCTTCAGCGGGAGATGATCCGCCTTGGGGAGGGGGAGTTCCCGGAGGGTCGCATAACCCACGAGGCCATGGACCGGTGCGTAACGGTGTGCGGACGGCTGGTGCGGCTTTTGGAGTCCTACGGGCCCAACGAGAAGGTGGCGGTGGCCACCTCCGCCACCAGGGACGCGGAGAACGCCGACGTGCTGCTGGAGCGCCTCAAGGAGGAGGCGGGGCTTGAGGTGAGCGTCATATCGGGGCTTGAGGAGGCCCGGCTCATATACCTTGGGGTGTCGAGGAACGTCCACATGGGGGAAGGGAACTACCTCTTCATGGACATAGGGGGAGGCAGCACCGAGCTGGTGGTGGGAGACCGGGAGGAGCATAAGTTCCTGGACAGCCTGAAGCTTGGGGCCATAAGGCTCACGGACCTCTTCGTGGAGTCCCCATCGGCCCCCATGGGGGAGGATGTGTACTCCAGGATAAAGAGCCACGTGCGGGACTCGTCGGTGAGGGCCCTTCAGAGGATAGGTGGTTTAGGCCCCCTTATGGGGGGGTACGGCAGCTCCGGCACGCTCCTCAACCTGGCGGACATGTGCGCCATAAGGCGGAAGGACGGATCCCGCCGCATAACGCTGGAGACGCTGAGGGAGATTCTTCGGGAGCTTAGGGCCATGGACGGGAGCTCCCGTCGTGGGTACCCGGGGATCCAGCCCGAGAGGGCGGACATAATAGTGGCCGGCGGTGCCATAGTGGAGACCATAATGGAGGACACCGGCGTGCCCTACCTGGAGGCCACCGACCGGGGGCTTCGGGACGGCCTTTTGCTGGACTACCTGGAGCGCACCATGGGAAGCGGTTCCTCGGTGCGGGAGATGAGCGTGCTCCGGCTTGGCCGGCTGTGCCATTTCGACGAGGAGCACGCCTTTAGGGTGCGGGACCTGGCCCTTGGGCTCTTCGACTCCGCCCGGGCGGAGGGGCTTCACGGCCTTGGCGAGCAGGACCGCCAGCTTTTGGGTTACGCCGCCATGCTCCACGACGTGGGGATGTTCATATCCTTTTCGAACCACCACCTCCACAGCCACTACATAATAAGCAACTCCGACATGCTGGGTTTCCAGCGGGAGGAGCTTAAGGTGATGGCGGCGGTGGCCATGTACCACCGGAAGAAGGCGCCCAGGAAGAAGCACCTCCAGTTTAAGGAGCTCTCCCCGGAGCAGCAGTGTCGGGTGAAGGTGCTGTCGTTGTTCCTTCGGCTGGCGGAGACATTGGACCGGAGCCACACCGGGTCCGTGAGGTCCGCCCGGTTCAAGGAACACCGCAAGGGGAAGGTGGAGATGGAGATATACTCCGGGGGGGAGTGCCAGTTCGAGGTGTGGGGGCTTTTGGCCCACCAGGAGTCCTTCCGGGACGTGTTCAAGAGACATCTCGCCTTCCGGGTGTACCCATGCTAA